A single genomic interval of Mustelus asterias chromosome 13, sMusAst1.hap1.1, whole genome shotgun sequence harbors:
- the brd3os gene encoding uncharacterized protein BRD3OS, producing the protein MSGAAGGPRPRPLAEKALSEAWARLRYHDTSLLIWRQQQQQLERRVLGSGPGPGPDSFLGRSHSMWYRQFGNQPILVRDKSKLSPGSGPSSGPGPPRSRLCSLM; encoded by the coding sequence GCGGGCCGAGGCCCAGGCCGCTGGCGGAGAAGGCTCTGTCCGAGGCCTGGGCCCGGCTCCGCTACCACGACACCTCGCTGCTGATCTGGaggcagcagcaacagcagctgGAGCGGAGGGTGCTGGGCTCAGGCCCGGGGCCCGGGCCCGACAGCTTCCTAGGCCGCAGCCACAGCATGTGGTACCGCCAGTTCGGCAATCAGCCCATCCTGGTCCGCGACAAGAGCAAACTGAGCCCGGGGAGCGGCCCCAGCTCCGGCCCAGGCCCGCCCCgttcccggctctgctcactcaTGTGA